The DNA region GTCGATTCGAGCCGGAACCATCAGTGCCCGCGCGGTCGTGGACGCCCACATCGACCTGCTGGAACGCGTCGATCCGGCGCTGAACGCCGTGGCCGCCGATCGCTACCGGCAAGCTCGGCTGGACGCCGATCGCGCCGACGCCCGGATCGCGGACGGCGATCCCGCCACCCTCCCGCCGCTGCTCGGGGTGCCGGTCACGGTGAAGGAATCAATCGCGGTGGCGGGCATGCCGCACAGCGCGGGCGTCGTCGCGCGCAAGCACCTGCGCCCGGACACCCACGCGACGGTCGTGCAGCGCCTGATCGATGCCGGTGCGATCCCGATCGCGGTGACGAACACCGCCGAAGGCTGCATGTGGATCGAAACCGACAACCGCGTGTACGGGCGCACCCGCAACGCCTACGACCCGCGCCGAACCGCGGGTGGATCGTCCGGCGGCGAGGGCGCGGCCATCGGCAGCGGCGGCTCCCCGCTCGGTCTGGGCACCGACACCCTCGGCTCGATTCGAATTCCGGCCTTCTGCAACGGCGTGTTCGGGCACCGGCCGTCGCTGGGCCACGTGCCGCTGACCGGCGCCTGGCCGCCGCCGCACGGGGTGGCCCCCATGTGTTCGAACGGGGTGCTGGCCCGCCGGGCCGAGGATCTGATGCCCGCGTTGCGCATCATCGCCGGACCGGACTCGATGGACCCGCTGGTCACCGACGCGCCGCGCTGGCCGGACCCGTCCCCGACCGATCTGGCGGGCACCCGGGTGACCCTGATCGACGACGCGTTCCTGCCAGGCGTCGCCGGCGAGATGCTGCGGGCGCGCGATCGTGCGGCCGCAGCACTCGAGGCGGCGGGCGCGAAGGTGACCCACGTCAGCATGAAGTCGCTGCGGGCGGTCGGGATGTTCACCGCGATCTTCCTCGCGGAGGAGACCGGGGTCAGGTTCGCGGACACCCTGCGGGGCGAAGGAGCCGGACCGCGCTTCGGACGCGAATTGCTCTCGCCGCGTGGCGATCACACCGCCGCGATGCGATCACTGCTGGTCGGTGAGGAGGTCGAGCGTCGCTTGCCGAAGTCGCTGACCCGGCGAATCGTCGATGCCGCCCGCTCGATATCGGATGAGCTGACGGAGCTCATCGGCGACGGCCTGCTGCTGCATCCGACCATGCCGACGGTCGCGCCGCGGCACGGGCGGACCGTCGGACGCCCCTGGTCGGCCAACGCCGTCGCCGCGTTCAGCCTGGCCGGCGTGCCGGTCACCCAGGTGCCGCTGGGGTTGGGCTCGGCGGGACTGCCCCTGGGTGTGCAGGTGGCCGCGGGCATCGGCAACGACCATCTGACGATCGCGGCGGCGCTCGAACTGGAACGTGCGTTCGGCGGGTGGGTCCCGCCCACCCCACGGTGAGCGCGACCGGACCTGATCCGGAACCGTGGCCGAACCGCGTTCGGCGGTATCACCGTGTCGGCCCGAGATACTGCTCGTCGAGTACGTCGGCGATGGTCGCCAGCGCCTGCGGACCGGTCATGTCGAGGTGCGCGACCTCGATGTCGTGATTGGTGATCTCGCCGGTCACATAGGGACGCCAGCCCGCGGGGCCGAAGATGTCGGAGGTGTCGACGGTCGCGCTGAAGTACACGACGTCGCCGTCGAATACGGGACGCTGGTAGCCGGTTCGGGTGCGTGCGGCCGCGTTGAACGACTCGGCCATCCGTTCCAGGGTCGCCGCGTCGATGAGCGAGACACCGCCCAGCCGTTGCCGAATCATTTCGGCGGCCTCCTCCGCGGTGGCGTCTTCGGGCACGTCGTCGATGCCGAAGACCGAGCCGAAGGAGCTGACGAAACCGCCCGCGGTCAGCCGTTCGATGCTGTCGCCGTCGATGTCGGTGGTGTCGGCGTCGAGCAGGGCCACGGTGCCGACGGCATCCCCGTCCTGCCGCAGCTTGGTGGCGATCGCATGGGCGATGAGACCACCGAACGACCAACCGAGCAGGTGATACGGCCCGGTCGGCTGCACGCGGCGGATCTCGCGGATATACCGGTCCGCGAACTCCTCGATGGAACCCGCGGGAGGTTCGTGACCGCTGAGATCGGGAGCCTGCAGACCGTAGATCGGCCGTCCCGGGCGCAGCGCGTCCGCCAGTCCCAGGTAGGTCCAGGCGATGCCGGAGGACGGATGGATGCAGAACAGTGCGGGCTCGGTGCCGTCCAGCCGGATCGGCAGCAGGACGTCCAGCCCGAGTCCGGCTGGTGCGGAATCGATCTGAGCCGCAGCCGCGAGTGCCGCGCTCTCCTCGTCGGCGGCCACGCGTGCGGCCGGAGTGCGGGCGAACTCGGCGGCGGCGCCCAGCGCGGCAATCCACAGATCAGCCAGTTCCGACACCTCATCCTGGCGCAGCACGGTTTCCGGGAACCCGAAGCTGGCCTGCATCCGGGATCCGATCACCACCGCGTTCACATCGATCGCCGATTGCAATGGCACGTCCGGGCATTCGGCGGGCGTCGGATCGCCGAAGTCATCGGTGGGCAGCCAGCCGATGCCCGCCAGACCCGCCGGGACATCGGTGGTCGAGTACCGACCGAGATAGTTGAACCCGATCTGCCCGGGCAGCCGATGCGGAAGCCGGGGCGTGGTCACGGGATTCAGATAGCGCAGCAGGCCGTATCCAATGCCCTTGTCCGGCACCGCGAGCAGTTGATGCTTCACCGCACGGATGGCCGCGCCCATGGCCGGGCCGCCCGCCAGGGCATCGTCGAGGTCGATGTCGCCGAGATCCAGTCGGACCGGATACAGGGTGGTGAACCAGCCGAGGGTTCGGGACAGGTCGGCGCCGGGAATCACGTCCTGTTGTCTGCCATGGCCTTCCAGCCGCAGCAGCGCGGTGTCCTCGGCGATCCCCCGATTCGCGCGCCAGCGCACGATGGCCAAGGCCAGCGTGGCGAGCAGCGCGTCCTCGACGCTGCCATGGAAGAGTCCGGGCAGGGTGGTGAGCAGCGCGTCGGTGACCTCCGAGGAGAGCTCCCGGTCGATCCGGCGCAGGGTGTGCGCCTGATCGATCGCCGGATCCAGTGCGCGGGACCCGATCAGCGGGTCGGGTCCCTCGATGGCCCGGCGCCAATGGCCGAGTTCGGAAACCCTGCGCTCGGTGCGTGATTCGTCGTTGAGCGCATGCGCCCAGCGCCGCATGGAGGTACCCGTCGAGGTCAGGACCGGATCCGCGCCCGCCGACACCTGCGCCCAGGCCGCGATCAGGTCGGGCACCAGAATGCGCCAGGACACCCCGTCGATCACGAGGTGATGGGCGATCACGACCAGGCGGCCGGGTCCGGTGTCGGCGGCGGCCGGGACGAGCCAGAGGAACTGTAGGACGACACCGTTCGCCGGATCGAGCCGGTCGGCCGCGAAATCCACTGCGGTCTCGACGAACTCGCGCGCCGCGACAGGGTCGGCCGCGGTATCGAATTCGACGCGGTGCACCAGCGTGTCCACGTCGACCGTGCCGGGTTCGGCTACCAGCAACCGCATCTCACCGTCCTCGGCTCGAATCAGCCGGGACCGCAGCATGTCGTGGTGGTCGACTACCGCCGACAGGGTCGCAACCAGGCCGTCGCGGTCGATTCCGGCCGGCAGGTCCAGCACGGCGGTCTGGGCGAAGCGGCGGTGGTCGCCGCCGCGCTCGAGCATGTAGTGCACGATCGGTGTGAGCGGCAGTTCGCCGACGCCGCCGCCGGGCAGTTCCTCGAGGATCGCCACCGGCGCCTCCGCCTCGATCGCGGCGGCCAGCGCGGTCACGGTGCGATGCTCGAACACCTGCAGCGGAGTGCAATTCAGATCCCGCTGCCGGGCCAGCGACACCAGCTGGATGGCCAGGATACTGTCGCCACCGAGCGCGAAGAACGAATCGTCCGCGCCGACCCGTTCGATGCCGAGCAGCTCGGCGAAGATCTGCGCGAGGACCTGCTCCGTATCGGTGGCCGGCGGCCGGTATTCGGTGCGATCGAGGGTGAAATCCGGTGCGGGAAGGGCACTCCTGTCCAGCTTCCCCACCGCGTTGCGCGGGATCGAGTCCAGGACCACGAAGGCGGCGGGAACCATGTAGGCGGGCAGGCTGTCGGCCGCCACGGCCCGCACCACCGCGACATCGAGGTCGGCGCCCGGCGCGCGAACCAGATAGGCGGCCAGAGCCGTAGCGCCGGTCGGGCCCGCGACGCCGAGGGTCACCGCGAAATCGACACCGGTGACACGGCCGAGCACGGCGTCGATCTCACCGAGTTCCACCCGTTGCCCCCGCACCTTGACCTGGAAGTCGGTGCGGCCCACGTACTCCAGTTCGAGCCCCGATCCGGTGTGCGTCCAGCGCACCAGATCCCCGGTGCGATACATCGTTTCGCCCGGCTCGCCGAAGGGGTTGGCGATGAACCTGGCGGCGGTCAGGCTCGGGCGGGCGTGGTAGCCGCGGGCCAGTGCGGGACCGGCCAGATACAACTCCCCCGCCACACCGACCGGCACCGGACGCAGCCGATCGTCGAGCGCCAGCACTGCCGCGCCCCGCACGGGTGCACCGATGGTGACCGGCCGGTCGGCGGCGAGCGCCGCGGAACCCGTTGCCCAGATGGTGAATTCGGTCGGACCGTAGAGATTCAGCAGGACGCGATCGGCGGCCCACCGCTCGACGAGCTCCGCGCCGACGGCCTCACCGGCCACCGCGAGCACCCGCACACTCGGCACCGCGGCGGGTTCGACGGTGGCCAGCGCCGAGGGCGTGATGACCATGTGGGTGACCTGTTCGGTGTCGATCAGCTCGGCCAAGGCACTGCCGCCGAACACGTCCGGTGGCGAGACCACCGATGCAGCGCCGGAGCCGAAGGCCATCAGCGCTTCGAAGATCGAGGCGTCGAAACTCGGCGAGGCCACCTGCAGGACCCGCGAGGTGTGGTCCAGGCCGAGCGAGTCCTGCTGGGCCGCGACCAGATCCGCGAGGCCGCGGTGGGAAACGGTGACCCCCTTCGGGGTGCCGGTGGAGCCCGAGGTGTAGATCATCCAGGCGGCGTTCTCCGGCCGGATCGGGGCCGAGGGCCGGTCCGCGCCCGGCGGACGGGCACCGGCCCGGACCAGCCGTTCGACGAATTCCGGATCGTCGAGCACCAGCCACCGGGTGCCGCCGGGCAGGGCGGGCCGATACCGGTCGAGAGTCAACCCCACCGCAGCGCCGGAATCGGTGAGCATGTGCTCGATCCGGTCGGCCGGATACCCGGGATCGATCGGCAGGAATGCCGCTCCCGTCGCGGCCGCCGCCCAGATTCCGGTGAACAGTTCGGCGGACCGTGGAAGAGCCAGTGCCACAACGGTTTCCGGTCCTAGGCCAGCCTCGAGCAAGATCCGCGCCAGCGCCTCGGATCGGGTGACGAGCTCCCCATAGGTGGTGACCACACCCTCGACGACCAGCGCCGGGCGATCCGGATAGCGGGCCGCGGTCGCCGCGAGCAACCGGGGAAGCGTTGTCGTCCCGGCGGTTTCGGGGCCGCGCACCGGGGCCAGGGTCGCACGCTCGGCCGCGTCGAGAATGTCGATCTCGGCCAGTCGCACGCCGGGCCGGGTCAGGAACTCGGTGAGCACGCGCTGCCAGCGGGTGGCGAGGGCGGCGGCCGTCTCCGGGTCGAAGAGGTCGGTGGCGTAGGTGACGACACCGTCCAGCCCCGCCGGTTCCGCGCCGTTGAAACGTTCACGCAGGTCGAGCATCAGATCGAATTGCGAAGTGTCGCGGTCGAAATCCTCGATCTCGAAGCGCAGGCCGGGCAGCTCCAGGACCGGCTCCGCGTAGTTCTGCAGTGTCAGCGACACCTGGAACAGCGGGTGGTGGGCGGTGGAGCGGCTCGGGTCCAGGACTTGCACCAGCCGTTCGAAGGGCACGTCGGCGTTGGCGAACGCGTCCAGATCCGCCGAGCGGACGGCGGTGAGGAAATCGTCGAGCCCGGCGGCGGGGTCGACCCGGGTGCGCAGCGCCAGCGTATTGACGAACATGCCGACGAGCTCGTCGAGAGCCTCTTCGCCGCGACCCGCGATCGGCGCGCCGATGACGATGTCGTCGGTGCCCGCCAGCCGGGCCAGCAGCACCGCGAGGGCCGCGTGCGCAACCATGAAGAGGCTGACGTTGTGCGCTCGCGCGAATTCCAGCAGGGCACTGTGTGTTTCGGCATCGATCGAGAAGGTGAGTTCGGCGCTGCGCATGGTCTGCACCGCAGGACGGGGGCGGTCGGCGGGCAACTCCAGCACCTCGGGTGCGTCGGCGAGCACTGCCTTCCAGTGATCGATCTGTTGCGCGGCAATCGATTCCGGATCAGCTTCGCTGCCGAGCAGTTCGCGGTGCCACAGCGCGAAATCGGCGTACTGGACGGCGAGCGGCGCTCGCACGCCGTCGCTTCCGGTCGAACGCGCGGCGTACGCGGCGGCCAGATCGGCCGCCAGCGGAGCCATGGACGCGCCGTCGGCGCTGATGTGATGGACCACCAGCACCACGACGTGCACGGTATCGGAGCCGAGGCGGAACAGCCCGGCGCGCAACGGCAACTCGGTGGCGAGGTCGAATCCCTGGCCCGCCAGTTCGTTGATCCGATCCCGCAGTGGCGCCCCGATCCCGGTGTCGATCAACGGCACCGGAGGGGCGGCCGACTCCGGGGCGATCACCTCTTGGCGTGGCCCGTCGGCGTCCACGGGGTAACGGGTGCGCAGGCTCTCGTGCCGGGCGACCACGTCGGCCAGCGCCAGCCGCAGGGCCTCGACGTCCAGCTCGCCGGTGAGCCGCAGCGCGATGGCGATGTTGTACGCGGGTGAGGCGGGATCGAGCCGGTTGAGCACCCACATGCGTTGCTGCGCGGGCGACAACGGGATTCGTTCCGGCCGCGTGCGTACGGTGAGGGCGCGGCGGCCGGGAGCGCCGTCGCCCTGCGCGACCCGCGCGGCGAGCTCCGCCACGGTGGGCGCGTCGAACAGGTCGCGCAGCGCGATGGCCGCGCCCAGCACCGCATTGACCCGGGCGACCACCTTGGTGGCGCTGAGCGAATTGCCGCCCAGCTCGAAGAAGGAATGGTCGACGCCGACCCGCGCCGCGCCGAGCACCTCGGCGAACACCTGCGCGACCGCCTGTTCGGCGGGGGTGCGCGGCGCGCGGTACGGCCGATCCGCCCGCGTGAAGTCCGGTGCCGGAAGGGCTTTGCGATCCAGTTTGCCGACCGGGGTCAGTGGGACGGCGTCCAGCACCACCAGGTGGTCCGGCACCATGTATCCGGGCAGTTCCGCGGCGATCCGGGAGCGCAGGCGCTCGGTGTCGACGTGCACGCCGGCAACGGGCAGCACGTACGCCACCAGCACGGTCGCCCGCGCGGGGCCCTCCACGCCCAGGGTGACCGCGTATTCGACCTCGCTGTCGCGCGAGAGCGCCGCGTCGATCTCACCGAGCTCGATGCGCAACCCGCGAATCTTCACCTGGAAATCGCTGCGCCCCAGGTACTCCAGCTGATAGTCGGGCTCACTCCCGGCCACCCAGCGCACCATGTCACCGGTGCGGTACATACGGTCGCCGGGCGCACCGTGCGGATTGGCGACAAAACGGTTGGCGGTCATCTCGAACCGGCCGAAGTAGCCGCGCGCCAGGGCGTGACCTGCCAGGTACAGCTCACCGGCCACCCCCGCCGGCACCGGGCGCAACCAGCCGTCGAGCACCATGACCGCAGCGCCGCGGATCGGGCCGCCGAGGGTGATCGGTTCGCCCTCGACCAGTTCGCCGGGACCGGTCGCCCAGATGCTGAATTCGGTCGGGCCGTACAGGTTCACCATGCGCCGGCCCGCCGACCAGCGCGCGATCAGTTCGGGCGTGGCCGCCTCGCCCGCGACCGCAAGCACGCGCAGCCGCGTCAGTCCGGCCGGGTCCATCGTGGCCAGCGCCGACGGAGTGATGACCGCGTGCGTGACCTGCTCGTCGCGCAACAGCGCCTCCAATGCCGCGCCGCCGTAGACATCGGGCGGCGAGATCACCAGGGTGGCGCCCGTCGCGTGCGCCGTCAGCATTTCGAACACCGAGGCGTCGAAGCTGGGCGACGCCACCTGCAGCGTGCGGGCGCCTGGATCGAGGTCGAGGGTCTCGCGCTGGGCCGCGACCAGATCGGCCAGGCCGCGGTGACCGCACAGCACGGCCTTCGGCTTTCCCGTGGAGCCGGAGGTGTAGATGAGATACGCGATCTGGTCGAGGTCGATGTGGCCGCCGCGGTCCGCGTCGGTGATGGGTGCATCGGAGACCGTCAGGGCCCGGCGCAGGGTGCTGAGGTCGTCGAGCAGCAGCCAGTCGACGGTGCCGGGCAGGGTTTCGCCGATCTCGGTGATCGTGATGCCCAGCGGCGCACGCGAATCGGCGAGCATGTGCTCGATGCGTTCCACCGGATACGAGGGATCCAGAGGCACGAACGCGGCCCCGGTCTTGGCCAGGGCCCAGACGGCCACCACCGATTCCAGTGACCGGGTGAGCGCGACCATCACGAATGTCTCGCGGCCGATGCCGCGAGCGAGCATCACCCGGGCGAAGCGGTTGGACCAGGCGTCGAGCTCGGCGTAGGACAAGGCGATGTCACCCGCGCGGGCCGCGATCGCCGCACCGTCGAGAGCCGCACCGGCACACAGGATCTCCGGGAGGGTCCGCGGCGGCGCCGAGGCCGGTCCGCGCACGGGCAGCAAGGCGGCGCGCTCGGCGTCATCACAGCACTGCAGCCGCGACGTCGGGGCGCTCGGATGCTCGGTGAGTTGATCGAGCAACCGGACGAAACGATCGAGGAACGACCGCGCCTCGGCGGGCGGCACGTCGTCGACCAGGTACTTCACGCTGACTCGTAGCGTGCGCTCCCCGTCGTCGCCGGACATCGGGACGACGATGAGACTCAGCGGGTACGGTGTCGCATCGGTGGTGTCGGCGTCGAGCACGCGTAGGTCCGCACGCTCGAGCGCCTGCGACAGCCCGGCCAGGTCGATCGGGAAGGACTCGAAAACGACCAGGGTGTCGAACAATTCGGGCAGACCGACCGCCTGCTGTATCGCGGCCAGGCCCACGTGCTGATAGTCCATCAGCCGAGCCTGTTCCCGCTGTACCCGAGCCAGCAGGTCGGCGACCGGTTCCGCGGGATCGAGCCGCACCCGCACCGGCAGGGTGTTGATGAACAACCCCACCATGTCCTCGATGCCGGCCACCTCGGGTGGCCTGCCGGACACCGTGCCGCCGAACACCACATCGGTGCGACCGGTCAGCATGGCCAGCAGCATCGCCCAGCCCACCTGCACCACGGTGT from Nocardia tengchongensis includes:
- a CDS encoding amidase → MRITEQSGVVLAQSIRAGTISARAVVDAHIDLLERVDPALNAVAADRYRQARLDADRADARIADGDPATLPPLLGVPVTVKESIAVAGMPHSAGVVARKHLRPDTHATVVQRLIDAGAIPIAVTNTAEGCMWIETDNRVYGRTRNAYDPRRTAGGSSGGEGAAIGSGGSPLGLGTDTLGSIRIPAFCNGVFGHRPSLGHVPLTGAWPPPHGVAPMCSNGVLARRAEDLMPALRIIAGPDSMDPLVTDAPRWPDPSPTDLAGTRVTLIDDAFLPGVAGEMLRARDRAAAALEAAGAKVTHVSMKSLRAVGMFTAIFLAEETGVRFADTLRGEGAGPRFGRELLSPRGDHTAAMRSLLVGEEVERRLPKSLTRRIVDAARSISDELTELIGDGLLLHPTMPTVAPRHGRTVGRPWSANAVAAFSLAGVPVTQVPLGLGSAGLPLGVQVAAGIGNDHLTIAAALELERAFGGWVPPTPR
- a CDS encoding non-ribosomal peptide synthetase; amino-acid sequence: MQQPAPAIVESTPDIPEGAFPLSAAQRGIWFAQHIAGDIPFSIAQYIELIGPLDIGLLESAARQAGREFGTGYLRLTEIDGQPYQFIDTDLVDRLVVMDFRGEPDPDAAAHAWMRSEYSAPLHLTADRLVCVRMLRLSEDRWFWYSRIHHIVLDGMGAMSMIQRTGELYSAALAGREPPAAKAEDLRGIIAADLAYRGSDRFAADREYWLEHLRGAADPVSLAGRAADVDAHPARVAGELTPATSELLESVAKAAASGVAPTLVAAFAAYLAAMTGTSEVMLSLPVSARTTAVLRHSGGMIANVVPLRLRLEPAMTVGALIRAAQGELTGALRRQRYRQEDILRDLGRLSDATATFGPSINLMMVDTRIELGPVTGRLHVLSSGLIDDMFVNFYPGVGGESTHIDFQGNANLYSDARLAAHHSRFLTYLHRFLAAGPDAPLSTLSVTSDAERAELAPVRGPAGVEPSTLPDILRAGALVNADAVAIVADATSLTYRQVDEYTNRLARVLIADGAGPETTVAIAIPRSMESVLGMLAVAKTGAAAVPIDPGYPSDRIEHMLGDSGAVTGITVAAVGAALPDRVDWMVLDSVETVGRRAAQDSGPITDADRRAALHPDQVAYLIYTSGSTGLPKGVAVSHRGLANLVAGSGAGFGVTAESVMAHAVSPSFDISVEEILVTLATGATLVVVPPSAYAGAELADVLRAHRVTHLNVTPAVVGSLDPEMLPELRTVIVGGDACPADLAATWSGRTLVNGYGPTETTVTVTLTEPMVPGAAVTLGGLTPGVRALVLDPWLRPLPVGRVGELYLAGPGLARGYHRRAGLTAARFVADPCEPGQRMYRTGDLVRWVARGDRLELEYQGRDDFQVKVRGFRIELGEIDAALQQQPGIDFALTLGVRTPGGATALVAYVLPEPGVDLHPEALKAAAGETLPAYMVPEIVMVLDQVPLTPLGKVDRKALPAPDFSPRSRVHRPPSTPGEETLAALFADVLGLDTVGVDENFFALGGDSIIAIQLVTRAKDAGIRFSPRDVFERRTVAALAAAADTSHTHALPELPGGGTGLVTLTPAVYALLDRGDALRRGGGAVAVDLPGGSDPRRIGAAVRTLLDHHDLLRSRLLRTERGWEWIVAERGSVDAATVLEVVPAGSGVDPDAALERARELLDPAAGVVRVVLIERAEREPLCWIVLHPLVTDDISLRILVSDFADLVAGVPLEPVGTSFRRWAHGLFEHAGEHAAELPAWQRILATPDPALGSAPLDPAVDVTATAAVLRTTVEADSAEAVLTTIPQRFHCDPQEVLIAALTLAVSRWRTRGTVLLTRTADGRGTHVVPGADVARTVGPFQSAFPTAVDLAGIDLDAAFGGHAAAGAVIKAAKEQLRAVPGEGAGFGILRYLYADGVLALMDAPTPQIGFTYRDRAVAGAESPRWQHEPLTAVLSLDVVRLDTGLEVEWRYASRLLSAADIGELDRLWAEALHAFTDHAADPAAGGHTPSDFDLLPVTQSDIDGWDRAYPNLTEVWPLSPLQYGMYFHTLYDADTADVYTVQSLLTLEGDVDAARLHNAARTLVARHDNLRVAFVESADGPRQLVLADAEIAWQEIDLTTIEDDDARASELGRLLTLDAREHFDLSRPLPLRCTLIRMTTDSCRFVLTNHHIVLDGWSGPLLVGELLALYLTAGDPAALPPVPAYRRYLSWLHDQDDAVALAAWTRSLAGIESPTRVVRSPAGIESTETGTVAVDLPSAAVARLETVARESGATVNTVVQVGWAMLLAMLTGRTDVVFGGTVSGRPPEVAGIEDMVGLFINTLPVRVRLDPAEPVADLLARVQREQARLMDYQHVGLAAIQQAVGLPELFDTLVVFESFPIDLAGLSQALERADLRVLDADTTDATPYPLSLIVVPMSGDDGERTLRVSVKYLVDDVPPAEARSFLDRFVRLLDQLTEHPSAPTSRLQCCDDAERAALLPVRGPASAPPRTLPEILCAGAALDGAAIAARAGDIALSYAELDAWSNRFARVMLARGIGRETFVMVALTRSLESVVAVWALAKTGAAFVPLDPSYPVERIEHMLADSRAPLGITITEIGETLPGTVDWLLLDDLSTLRRALTVSDAPITDADRGGHIDLDQIAYLIYTSGSTGKPKAVLCGHRGLADLVAAQRETLDLDPGARTLQVASPSFDASVFEMLTAHATGATLVISPPDVYGGAALEALLRDEQVTHAVITPSALATMDPAGLTRLRVLAVAGEAATPELIARWSAGRRMVNLYGPTEFSIWATGPGELVEGEPITLGGPIRGAAVMVLDGWLRPVPAGVAGELYLAGHALARGYFGRFEMTANRFVANPHGAPGDRMYRTGDMVRWVAGSEPDYQLEYLGRSDFQVKIRGLRIELGEIDAALSRDSEVEYAVTLGVEGPARATVLVAYVLPVAGVHVDTERLRSRIAAELPGYMVPDHLVVLDAVPLTPVGKLDRKALPAPDFTRADRPYRAPRTPAEQAVAQVFAEVLGAARVGVDHSFFELGGNSLSATKVVARVNAVLGAAIALRDLFDAPTVAELAARVAQGDGAPGRRALTVRTRPERIPLSPAQQRMWVLNRLDPASPAYNIAIALRLTGELDVEALRLALADVVARHESLRTRYPVDADGPRQEVIAPESAAPPVPLIDTGIGAPLRDRINELAGQGFDLATELPLRAGLFRLGSDTVHVVVLVVHHISADGASMAPLAADLAAAYAARSTGSDGVRAPLAVQYADFALWHRELLGSEADPESIAAQQIDHWKAVLADAPEVLELPADRPRPAVQTMRSAELTFSIDAETHSALLEFARAHNVSLFMVAHAALAVLLARLAGTDDIVIGAPIAGRGEEALDELVGMFVNTLALRTRVDPAAGLDDFLTAVRSADLDAFANADVPFERLVQVLDPSRSTAHHPLFQVSLTLQNYAEPVLELPGLRFEIEDFDRDTSQFDLMLDLRERFNGAEPAGLDGVVTYATDLFDPETAAALATRWQRVLTEFLTRPGVRLAEIDILDAAERATLAPVRGPETAGTTTLPRLLAATAARYPDRPALVVEGVVTTYGELVTRSEALARILLEAGLGPETVVALALPRSAELFTGIWAAAATGAAFLPIDPGYPADRIEHMLTDSGAAVGLTLDRYRPALPGGTRWLVLDDPEFVERLVRAGARPPGADRPSAPIRPENAAWMIYTSGSTGTPKGVTVSHRGLADLVAAQQDSLGLDHTSRVLQVASPSFDASIFEALMAFGSGAASVVSPPDVFGGSALAELIDTEQVTHMVITPSALATVEPAAVPSVRVLAVAGEAVGAELVERWAADRVLLNLYGPTEFTIWATGSAALAADRPVTIGAPVRGAAVLALDDRLRPVPVGVAGELYLAGPALARGYHARPSLTAARFIANPFGEPGETMYRTGDLVRWTHTGSGLELEYVGRTDFQVKVRGQRVELGEIDAVLGRVTGVDFAVTLGVAGPTGATALAAYLVRAPGADLDVAVVRAVAADSLPAYMVPAAFVVLDSIPRNAVGKLDRSALPAPDFTLDRTEYRPPATDTEQVLAQIFAELLGIERVGADDSFFALGGDSILAIQLVSLARQRDLNCTPLQVFEHRTVTALAAAIEAEAPVAILEELPGGGVGELPLTPIVHYMLERGGDHRRFAQTAVLDLPAGIDRDGLVATLSAVVDHHDMLRSRLIRAEDGEMRLLVAEPGTVDVDTLVHRVEFDTAADPVAAREFVETAVDFAADRLDPANGVVLQFLWLVPAAADTGPGRLVVIAHHLVIDGVSWRILVPDLIAAWAQVSAGADPVLTSTGTSMRRWAHALNDESRTERRVSELGHWRRAIEGPDPLIGSRALDPAIDQAHTLRRIDRELSSEVTDALLTTLPGLFHGSVEDALLATLALAIVRWRANRGIAEDTALLRLEGHGRQQDVIPGADLSRTLGWFTTLYPVRLDLGDIDLDDALAGGPAMGAAIRAVKHQLLAVPDKGIGYGLLRYLNPVTTPRLPHRLPGQIGFNYLGRYSTTDVPAGLAGIGWLPTDDFGDPTPAECPDVPLQSAIDVNAVVIGSRMQASFGFPETVLRQDEVSELADLWIAALGAAAEFARTPAARVAADEESAALAAAAQIDSAPAGLGLDVLLPIRLDGTEPALFCIHPSSGIAWTYLGLADALRPGRPIYGLQAPDLSGHEPPAGSIEEFADRYIREIRRVQPTGPYHLLGWSFGGLIAHAIATKLRQDGDAVGTVALLDADTTDIDGDSIERLTAGGFVSSFGSVFGIDDVPEDATAEEAAEMIRQRLGGVSLIDAATLERMAESFNAAARTRTGYQRPVFDGDVVYFSATVDTSDIFGPAGWRPYVTGEITNHDIEVAHLDMTGPQALATIADVLDEQYLGPTR